The DNA segment ACCGCCGGCACGTCGTGCACCGGCGGCTGGCCTACCGCTATGTCCGGCGCTCGATGCTGCAGGCGGCCCGGAACTCCCGGCACGCCGTCGACTCGCTGCGCCGCGGGCTCTCGGACCGCCCGGACTTCTCCGGCGGCCTGACCGGCATCCCCGCCCTCGTCTTCAGCGGCGAGCACGACACGGTGACCTCCCCGGCCCGGCAGCGGGACTTCGCGGCCACCATCGCGGGCAGCCGCTTCCTGACGATTCCGGACGCCGATCACTGGGTGGTGCTCGAACGCCCCCGGGACGTGGCGGACTTGGCGGCGCGGTTCTTCACCGATGGGCCGCTGAGCTCGGCCCCCTGCCTCGCGCCGGTGGCCCGCGAGGAGACTCCGGCCGCCGATCCGGCGTGCGTATGAGCCACACCCGGCCATGATCCGCGTCCGGTGATGAGCCACGCTCGGTCATGGGCCACGCGCAGGTCATGGGCCCAGGCCAGGTCATGAGCCCGCCCGGATCACATTCCCTTGCGGTTATATAACTACAGACGCATACTGACCTCATGCCCCTACCGTTCGACGTCCTCGCGGAACCGAGCCGGCGCAGGATCCTCGACCTGCTCCTGGAGCGCCCCCGGCTGGTCGGCGAGCTCACCGAGCAGCTCGGGCTGAGCCAGCCGGGCACCTCCAAGCATCTGCGGGTGCTGCGCGAGGCCGGCCTGGTCCGGGTCCGGCAGGACGCCCAGCGCCGCTGGTACGAGCTCAGGCCCGAGCCGCTGGCGGAGCTGGACGCCTGGCTCGCGCACTACCGGCATCTGTGGACCGGGAGCCTCGACGCCCTGGAACGCCATCTCGACGCCATGGAGGACGACCCCCGATGAACCCGCACTCCGACAGCCTCACCCCCGCCGGCGACGGCCGGCACGCCCTGCGCATGGAGCGCAGACTCGCCCATCCGCCCACGAAGGTCTGGTCGGCGATCACCGACCCGGCCCACATCGGGCAGTGGTTCCCCTCCGAGGTCACCGTGGAGCTCCGGCCCGGCGGGGCGATGACCTTCACCATGCCCGGGGTGAGCGACATCGCCATGACCGGCACGGTCACCGACGCCGAGGAGCCCCGGCTGTTCGCCTTCACCTGGGGCGAGGACCATCTGCGCTGGGAGATCACACCGGACGGCGACGGCTCGCTGCTGACCCTGGTGCACACCTTCGGCGACCGCTTCGGCGGCGCGAGCTTCGCCTCCGGCTGGCACCTGTGCCTCACCGCGCTCTCGCAGCTGCTCGACGGCGCGCCGACGGCCGTGCCCCGGGACACCGGGGAGCTGCACGAGGCGTATGTGGAGCAGTTCGATCTCGGACAGGGCGTGGTGGAGGACACCCCGGACGGCCCGCTGGTGCGCTTCGAGCGCCAGCTCGTACGGCCCGCCGAGGCCGTCTGGGCGGCGCTGGCCTCGGGGGACCAACCCACGGAAGGCGCGCCCGCGCCGGCGGGCTTCACCGCGGGGCAGGCGCCGGCCGGGCCCGTCACCGAGGTGCGGGCCCCCACGGTGCTCGCCTATCGCTGGCACCCGGACGGCACGGTCCGGTGGGAGCTGGGCCGGGGCACCGGCCACGGCGCCCGGCTCGTCCTCACCCAGGCCGGCCCGCGCGATTTCGACGCGGACGCCGCGCGGAATGCGTGGCACGACCGCATCGAGCATCTCGCGGCACGTCTCCTTGAATCCTGACCCGCCCGCGCCCCTCCATCCCGCGTACGCGCGCCCCCTGTGGACTTCGCATTCCACAGGGGGCGCGCGCGTTGTCGCGTCCTTCTCCGTCATGCCCTTCCGGCATCGGCGGATTGCGGCTTCCCCGGTGTGAGCCAGGCAACTTCCAGGGGACGCGGAGAGGTCATCGCGGGCGGCACCGGGTGATGCCCGGCACGCGACGTACGTCACGTACGAGCGGGTTTAGTCGTTGCCATTCCCCGCGCTGAGCGCGAATTCCGGCATTTACAACGGACATCTCACTCCATCTCACGAAGATAGGTAGTACAAGGCACCTTTGCCTCCATCCAGGGCGCTCGCTAAGCATGTTCGGCGTAGCACCGAGAAGCGCCTGCGATCTCAGCCAGAGCGGCGAACGCGGCCACCGACCCTCGGTCTCACGCGCCAACCGAAGGCCGTCTCCCCCCGCCACCAAGCCCTGGAAGAGGTCACCTCATGCCCAACTTCACCCTGCGCCGCCCCACCCACCTCACCCGTGCACACAAGGTCTCCGCGGCAGTGGTGGCGACCGCGAGCTGCGCGGCCGCCCTGGCGTTCACCGCGGCGCCGAGCGACGCCGAGACCACCGCCGGCCACGCGTCGGCCGCGGTCAAGCCCGTCAGCGCCAACGGCCTTCCGCTCACCGCGAAGGACCGCGCCGACGACGGCAAGAAGGGCCGGCAGCTCGCCTCGTCCGTCGCCGACGGTCTCAAGGTCACCGCCGTCGAGAAGCAGGGCCACACCGCCAAGCAGGCCGCCAGCCGGTCCGCCGAGCGCAAGGTCATAGCCTCGCCCAAGTCCGCCGCCCCCAAGGCGGCGCCGAAGGCCGCCCCCAAGCGCTACGCGAACAACCTCGACGGCTGGATCCGCGAGTCGCTCGACATCATGAAGGCCAAGGGCATCCCCGGCTCCTACCAGGGCCTGCACCGCAACATCATGCGGGAGTCCAGCGGCAACCCCAACGCCGTCAACAACTGGGACATCAACGCCATCAACGGCGTGCCCTCCAAGGGCCTGCTGCAGGTGATCCAGCCCACCTTCGACACCTACCACGTGTCCGGCACGCCCAAGAAGCTCACCGACCCGATCGCCAACATCACCGCCGCCGCCAACTACGCGGCCCACCGGTACGGCTCGATCGACAACGTCAACTCGGCCTACTGAGCCGGGAAGACGCGACCGTGCGGACGGTCGTGGCGGACTGACACCGGTGCCGCGGAGCGGCACCGGAACAGCAACGGCAGTGGCCCTGCCCGCATCGCGCGGGCGGGGCCACTGCCGTTTGTGGCCTGGGCGGCCGGCCCGGGCACCGATGCCCGGCACCACACGTCACAAGCGGTCGCCGCGCACCCGGTCTCCGCCGAAGAGCGTGTCGAGGATCTGGCCTGCGATGCGCAGCCCTTCCCGCTCCCTGGGGGTGAGCGGGTGCTGGCGGTGCCAGCCGCGCTGCGGGGGTCCGTCGGCGGGCGCGGCGGCGGCAACTCCCGTGGCGAGGAAGCCGGAGACCAGAAGGCCGGTGAGAACGACGGTGAGACGACGGAGCATGAGCACGTCCCTACGATGAGTGATGACTGTGTGCGGTGTCACCTTCGTGGAGCGGGGGGTCCGTAGTCATGCGACAGCTCCGGGCGCTGCTGCGAACGGACCAGCGGCACCGCCGTATCGCCTGAGCTGCCACGCGCCGAGGGCCCGTGCGCACGCGGGCCCTCCGGGCGCCGATCCATGGATTCCGTGGCGCCGGACTCCGCACCCGCTCGTGAATCAGCGCACAATTGCCGCCCCATTGGGTCCCGGACGCAGTGCAGCGCACCACATTTGAGGATTTCCCGGCGCCGTCCCGTCGCGAAGACGCCCGGACGAACGGCCGCAGCCGGCGCCGCGGGCGGCCCCGGAGGCCGGTAATTCCGGTGTGACCCAGGCAACTTATCCGGGCCGTCGAAAGGCTTTTGCGGGCGCTCTCGGGTGACTCGGCGCACGCGACGTACGTCACTTACGAGACTGCCTAGTTGATTTCCATGCGGCCATTCCGGGCCAACGCCGCCAGAAACGCTTATTACTTCAGGGTTCCGGGTTTACCTCACGAAGATGAGTAGTATCGAGCACCATTGCCTCGATTCGGGACCGGCGTTAACCATGGATTCCGACGCACTGAGAGCGAGTTTGCGACTCACGCCCCACGGCGATCGCGACAAAGACCTCCGGTGCGGAACGCGCCGCCAAAAAGGCCGCCTCCCCGTCCCCAGTACCTGGAAGAGGTCAATCTGCATGCCTAGCTTCACCCTGCCCCGCATGACCCGCATCACCCGCACCCAGAAGATCGCCGTGGCCGTCCTGGCCGCCGCGGGTGCCACCTCGGGCCTGGCCGCCACCTCGGCTCCGGACACCGCCCAGGCGGCGTCCGCGCACGCCCCGGCCGCGGTCAAGCCCGTCGATGCGAAGGGCCAGCCGGGCAAGGCCGACGACGCCAAGACCGGCCGCGCCGTGACCGCCTCCGCCGCGGGCCACACCAAGGTCGCCGACGTCGCCAAGCAGCGCAGCGCCGAGCAGGCCACCAGCCGCTCCACCGAGCGCACCGGCGTCAAGGGCTACGCGAACAACCTCGACGGCTGGATCCGTCAGTCGCTCGACATCATGAAGGCCAAGGGCATCCCCGGCTCCTACGAGGGCCTGCACCGCAACATCATGCGGGAGTCCGCCGGTAACCCCAACGCCGTCAACAACTGGGACGTCAACGCCGTCAACGGTGTGCCGTCCAAGGGCCTGCTGCAGGTGATCCAGCCCACCTTCGACACCTACCACGTGTCCGGCACGCCCAAGAAGCTCACCGACCCGGTCGCCAACATCACCGCGGCCGCCAACTACGCGGCCGACCGCTACGGCTCGATCGACAAGGTCAACTCGGCCTACTGAGCCGACGGAGCCGATGAGCCGTCGCCGGCCCTCCCGGCCGGCCCAGGCCGACGAGGCCACGGGTAAGACGACCGCACAAGCGAGCCGACAGGCTCTGCATATGGCAGCTTGCGAAGCGGCGGAATGGCGCGTTCGCCGCTGCGCGGTGGAGCGGGTCCCGGCAGTGCCGGGGCCCGCTTCGCTCTGTCGTGCGACGCACGGGCGGCCCGAGGGGGAGCGGGCGGCCGGGTGCGGCCGCCAGACGGGTGAGATGCGGGGCCGGTCGGCGGACTGACGGCCTGTTGGGTCATAGCGTCAGGCAGTTCTGCGTATAAGTCTCTTATCGGCAGGATTCTGCTCAAAAGCTGCCGAACCTGACTCAACCGAAGGCCTTCGGAGGCATGCGATGCCCTTGCGCAGATCCGGTCCGGCCCGCCGTACAGTCCCTCTTGCGGCCGGAACTCTCGTCTCTCTTCTCTCCGTGCTCGCTCTGCCCCTCGCGCTGCCCGGCTCCGCCACGGCGTCGGATGCCAAGAGACCGGCACACCCCGAGCAGGACTGGATGGGCTCCACCATCGCGGCCCACGAGGGCAGCAGCATCCGGGCGGGAGGCCTCGCGCCGCAGTCGTCGTCCAGAAGGGCCGTGTCCGGCGTCGACGTCTCCAGCCACAACCGCAAGGTCAGCTGGCCGGCGCTGCGCAGGTCCGGGGTGCGTTTCGCATATGTCAAGGCCACCGAGGGGACCAGCTACCGCAACCCCTACTTCGCGCAGCAGTACAGGGGCTCGTACTCCTCCGGCATGATCCACGGTGCGTACCACTTCGCGCTGCCCGACCACTCCAGCGGCCGTTCCCAGGCGGAGTACTTCTCCGAGCACGGCGGCGACTGGTCCAGGGACGGCAGGACGCTGCCCGGCGCGCTCGACATGGAGTACAACCCCTACGGCGCGACCTGCTACGGCAAGAGCCACAAGGCCATGGTCCGCTGGATCCGCGACTTCGTGCGGACCTACCGGGAGGAGACCGGCCGCTACCCGGTCATCTACACGTCCACCAACTGGTGGAAGCAGTGCACCGGCAACTCCGGCAAGTTCGGCCGGACGAATCCGCTGTGGATCCCCCGCTACGGCTCCTCCGTGGGCTCGCTGCCGCGCGGCTGGGAGTACCACAGCATCTGGCAGCACACCTCCTCGGGCCACTCGGTCGGCGACCGCAACCGCTTCAACGGCACGCTCACCCGCCTCAAGGTCCTCGCGAACGGCGGCTGACCCCCCGTCCCCCTGCTCCCGGCCGGTCCCCGGCGCCCCTCCGGCGCCGGGGACCGGCCGTTGTGCCGCCCGCGCCCGCGGACCGACCGGGCATCGTTTTTCGACAACTGCGTTCGAACAAAGGGGAATTCCCCGGCCGGGTACAACCATCCACCGCCGACCACTGTCCAACACTGCGAAAGGACCACGCGACGCACTCCACCGACGGGGGTAAATTCGATGAAGCGTTCACGTGCCATCGCAGGATCCGCAGTACTGGCCGTGGCGAGTATCGCCACGATGACAGCGGCCACCACCGCGACCGCGGCCACCAAGGCCGCGTACAACGGCGCCTGCGGAAGCGGCTACAGCGTAGTGAATTCCGTACCGGTCACCGGAAAGGGGACCGTGTACCTGACGTACAGCGCGAGGACCGGAAAGAACTGTGTCGTGACGGTGCGGAACAGCCCGGGTAAGCCGGTCTACATGTACACGTATCTCACGGCTTCCAACGGCAGTTCCGACTGGGTTTACGACAGCGGGCAGTACACCTCGTACGCCGGTCCCGTCTATCTGCCCGCGAAGGGCGTCTGCGTGGACTGGGGCGGCTCGATCGAGTCGGTCAGCGTCAGCGTCTCCGGCTCCAACTGCGGCCGGATGGCGGCCGGAGTCGTCCGGCACCACTGAGCGGCCATGACGGCGGGTTTCCGGGCGGCCTCCGCCCGGAGGCCCGCCGTTCGCGCTGTCGCGGGGGACGACCCGGACCGGTACCGGCCGCCGAACCCGCTGTACCCGCAAGGCGGTTCAGGCGGGCCGGGGGTGCTGCGCGGCCGCGGCGGCGGCCGCGATGTTGCGGGCCATTCCGCCGAACACCGCGGCGTGGAACGGCGAAACGGCCCACCAGTACGCGTGGCCGGTCAGCCCGTGCGGGTGGAACAGGGCCCGCTGGCCGTAGAGCGTGCGGCCCCGGGCGTCGCGGCCGACCGTCAGCTCCAGCCAGGCCAGGCCGGGGAGCCGCATCTCGGCGCGCAGCCGCAGCAGCCGGCCCGGCACGACCTCCTCGACGCGCCAGAAGTCGAGCGAGTCACCGACCCGGAGCCGGCCCGCGTCGCGCCGGCCGCGGCGCAGCCCCACACCGCCCATCAGCCGGTCCAGCCAGCCGCGCACCGACCAGGCGAACGGGAACGAGTACCAGCCGTTGTCGCCGCCGATGCCTTCGACCACCCGCCACAGCACCTCGGGCGGCGCGTCCACGGTCCGCTCCCGCCGGTCAGTGTAGAGGCTGCCGCCGGCCCAGTCGGGGTCGGTGGGCAGCGGATCGCTCGGGGCGCCGAGCACCGCGGCGTTGGACCAGCGGGTGCTGACCTCGGCGTCGCGGACCCGGCGCAGCGCCAGTTCCAGTGCGTCGTCGAAGGCGATGGGGTGCCCCGGGGGCTCGGGGTCGGGGACGTAGCGGGTGAGGTCGTGCTCGTGGCAGACGACCTCGTAGCGCAGCGATTCGGCCAGCGGGCGGGCCAGGCCCGGGGGGACGGGGGTGACCAGTCCGATCCAGAGGCTGGACAGCCGCGGGGTGAGCATCGGGACGGGCAGGATCAGCCGTTCGGGCAGTGCGGCGACCCGGGCGTAGCGCTGCATCATGTCGCGGTAGGTGAGGATGTCGGGTCCGCCGATGTCGAAGGCGCGGCTGACGTCCTCGGGGAGGCGGGCGCAGCCCACGAGGTAGCGCAGCACGTCGCGGACGGCGATCGGCTGGATCCGGGTGCGCACCCAGCTGGGGGTGACCATGACGGGCAGCCGCTCGGTGAGGTAGCGCAGCATCTCGAACGAGGCCGAGCCGGAGCCAATGATGACGGCGGCGCGCAGCACGGCGGTGGGGACGCCGGACGCCAGCAGGATGTCGCCCACTTCGGCGCGGGAGCGCAGGTGGGGCGACAGGTCCCGCTCGGGGACGCCCCGGGGGCCGAGCCCGCCGAGGTAGACGATGCGGCGGACGCCGGCGGCGCGGGCGCGGCGGGCGAAGATCTCCGCGGCGGTGCGGTCGGTGTCCTCGAACCTGCGGCCGCTGCCCAGGGCGTGCACCAGGTAGTAGGCGACCTCGACGCCGTCCATGGCCTGGCGGACCGACGCCTCGTCGGTGACATCGCCGCGCACGATCTCGGTCTGCGGGGCCCAGGGGTGATCGCGCAACTTCTCCGGTGTCCTGGCCAGCGCCCGTACGGCGTACCCGGCCGCGAGCAGCTCGGGGACCAGACGGCCGCCGATGTAGCCGGTGGCGCCGGTGACCAGGGCGCGCGGGCGCTCCGCGGACGGCGCTGGAGCCTCGCCGTTGTCGGCCATGGGCACGGCCTCCTCCGGCTGATGGCAGCACGACGACCTGCCCGCCCAGTGTGGCACCGGCGCCGGCGCGGGGCATCACGGCGCGGGCCGTGTCGGATCCGGCCGGGCGAAGGGCGCGGGACGTCCCCGGCGGTGGCACGGTCCCGACGGCCTGCGGTGTCCGGTGGCGGCGGCTGTCCCCGGCTAGGCCCCGGGTCCGCGCGGGCGCGAGCCGGCGTCGCGGCAGGTGTCGCGGCGCAGTTCCTGCCGTCGCTCGCGCCCGGTGCCGCGCCCGGTGTGCCGGCCATGGCCCTGCGGGCGGCCGTGTGCCGCCTCGTGGTCCGGGTCGCGGCCCGGCTCCAGGCCCAGCATGTCCATCAACAACGACAGATCGTCCGCGTCCCGCGCACGGCCGGCCAGCGCCTTCCTGGCGAGCCGTCGTTCCTCGTCATCCGGCACGGCGTGCGGCGCGGCGTCATCGGCATTGCGGTGTTCATCGCTCACCGCTGCATTCTCGGCCGGGCCGCACGACCGTGCCCGTCGAACGCCGCACCGGCCGCCCGCGGCCGACCGCCGGGACCGCGCTGCTCCCTCCAGGTGAACCGGGCCCGGAGAAACCGGCCCTGGCGAGGGGAGCCCGGAGTTCCCGCCGTGCCCCTTCCGCGCCCGCCGCCGACGGCCCCTGCCGCCCGACCGGCGCCCGGAGCCGCTCCGGGCGCCGCGGTACGGGACGACGGCACCCCTATAGCGCGGACGGCGTCGAAGGGCCCGGAATCCGGTGGCCGGAAGCGTCCGGGACGGGCCGCACCACCGCCGGAGTACGCCACGAGCGGATTCGCCGTGCCGATAGCCCTGCCGGGTGGCGCGCGCCCGCCCCGTCGGGGCCCTGGCGCGCGGATGCAGATCACCTGGCTGGGGGAGATGCTGGAGTCGTGGGGGACCGTGGTGAGGAGGACCACTCATGTCCATGATGGACAAGATCAAGAGCATGCTGAAGGGCCACGAGAGCCAGACGGACAAGGGCATCGACAAGTCCGGCGACATGGTCGACGACAAGACCCAGGGCAAGTACAAGGGGCAGGTCGACACGGCCCAGGACAAGATGCGGGACCAGTTCGGCGGGCAGGGCCAGGACCGGCCGCCGCAGCCCTGAACCGACGGCTCCCGGCCCGGATTCGTCGGCACCGGGAGAGCCCGCGGCCCTCGTGCCGCCGCCCGCGGCCGACCGGGTGAGGTGAGCGGCGCCGCCGTGCACAAGGCGCCCGCCCCCGGCCGGGAACGGGCGCCCAGGGCGGGTCCGCCGGACCTACGCCAGACGGATCTTCTCCGCCTGGGGGCCCTTGTGCCCCTGGGTGACCTCGAAGGTCACCTTCTGGCCCTCCTGCAGCTCGCGGAAGCCCGTGGCATCGATGTTGGAGTAGTGGGCGAAGACGTCGGCACCGCCGCCGTCCTGCGCGATAAAGCCGAAGCCCTTCTCCGAGTTGAACCATTTCACCGTGCCGGACGCCATATCCGTCTCCTTCGTTCAAGGGGCTCGAATCGGGTTCCGCGTGCTGCGGACCCCGGAGGTGATCGCCCTGGTCCGGAGACGCGCTACACAGCAAGGACGCCCGTGCATGCGACACGGGCGCCCGGCACTTCGGAACCACGACAGCTGATCTGGACGCTACACCGAGCAACGCCCGGCATCCCGCACAACCGTGACGGACGCGTCGCCCTTCACCGGGCAAGGCCATCGCGCGTCCTCCGTATCCCTGACCGATCGGACGGATGTGCGAGGCACGGCGGCGCGGGGCACGCGCTCAGCCCGTCTCCCCGTCCGCGCGCGTCCGCGCCCTGCGACGCCGCCACCACAGGCCGGTGCCGAGCCCGGCGAGGGCGATGACCCCGGCGCCTCCGGCGGCGGACAGCAGCCACCAGTTCCGCGCCGGCGCCGCGGCGTCCACCGGCGCCGCGGCCGCTGCCCTGTGCAGCGGCACCCGGTGCCGCGGCCGGTGGAGGGCGGGCTGCGTCACGCCGCTGCCGTCGCCGCGCACCAGGGCGGGCAGCACCCCGACGGCCGCGGCCCGGGGAGCCGCCTCGAATCCCCAGTCCAGCAGGGCGCGGGTCTCCTCGTAGACGGCGTTGCGGCTGCCGGACTGCGGGTTCATGACGGTGACCAGCAGCGTGCGCCCCTCGCGCCGGGCGGCGGCG comes from the Streptomyces angustmyceticus genome and includes:
- a CDS encoding ArsR/SmtB family transcription factor; translated protein: MPLPFDVLAEPSRRRILDLLLERPRLVGELTEQLGLSQPGTSKHLRVLREAGLVRVRQDAQRRWYELRPEPLAELDAWLAHYRHLWTGSLDALERHLDAMEDDPR
- a CDS encoding spore-associated protein A; the protein is MKRSRAIAGSAVLAVASIATMTAATTATAATKAAYNGACGSGYSVVNSVPVTGKGTVYLTYSARTGKNCVVTVRNSPGKPVYMYTYLTASNGSSDWVYDSGQYTSYAGPVYLPAKGVCVDWGGSIESVSVSVSGSNCGRMAAGVVRHH
- a CDS encoding cold-shock protein encodes the protein MASGTVKWFNSEKGFGFIAQDGGGADVFAHYSNIDATGFRELQEGQKVTFEVTQGHKGPQAEKIRLA
- a CDS encoding antitoxin, producing MSMMDKIKSMLKGHESQTDKGIDKSGDMVDDKTQGKYKGQVDTAQDKMRDQFGGQGQDRPPQP
- a CDS encoding transglycosylase SLT domain-containing protein — protein: MPSFTLPRMTRITRTQKIAVAVLAAAGATSGLAATSAPDTAQAASAHAPAAVKPVDAKGQPGKADDAKTGRAVTASAAGHTKVADVAKQRSAEQATSRSTERTGVKGYANNLDGWIRQSLDIMKAKGIPGSYEGLHRNIMRESAGNPNAVNNWDVNAVNGVPSKGLLQVIQPTFDTYHVSGTPKKLTDPVANITAAANYAADRYGSIDKVNSAY
- a CDS encoding SRPBCC family protein, which codes for MNPHSDSLTPAGDGRHALRMERRLAHPPTKVWSAITDPAHIGQWFPSEVTVELRPGGAMTFTMPGVSDIAMTGTVTDAEEPRLFAFTWGEDHLRWEITPDGDGSLLTLVHTFGDRFGGASFASGWHLCLTALSQLLDGAPTAVPRDTGELHEAYVEQFDLGQGVVEDTPDGPLVRFERQLVRPAEAVWAALASGDQPTEGAPAPAGFTAGQAPAGPVTEVRAPTVLAYRWHPDGTVRWELGRGTGHGARLVLTQAGPRDFDADAARNAWHDRIEHLAARLLES
- a CDS encoding SDR family oxidoreductase, which gives rise to MADNGEAPAPSAERPRALVTGATGYIGGRLVPELLAAGYAVRALARTPEKLRDHPWAPQTEIVRGDVTDEASVRQAMDGVEVAYYLVHALGSGRRFEDTDRTAAEIFARRARAAGVRRIVYLGGLGPRGVPERDLSPHLRSRAEVGDILLASGVPTAVLRAAVIIGSGSASFEMLRYLTERLPVMVTPSWVRTRIQPIAVRDVLRYLVGCARLPEDVSRAFDIGGPDILTYRDMMQRYARVAALPERLILPVPMLTPRLSSLWIGLVTPVPPGLARPLAESLRYEVVCHEHDLTRYVPDPEPPGHPIAFDDALELALRRVRDAEVSTRWSNAAVLGAPSDPLPTDPDWAGGSLYTDRRERTVDAPPEVLWRVVEGIGGDNGWYSFPFAWSVRGWLDRLMGGVGLRRGRRDAGRLRVGDSLDFWRVEEVVPGRLLRLRAEMRLPGLAWLELTVGRDARGRTLYGQRALFHPHGLTGHAYWWAVSPFHAAVFGGMARNIAAAAAAAQHPRPA
- a CDS encoding transglycosylase SLT domain-containing protein, yielding MPNFTLRRPTHLTRAHKVSAAVVATASCAAALAFTAAPSDAETTAGHASAAVKPVSANGLPLTAKDRADDGKKGRQLASSVADGLKVTAVEKQGHTAKQAASRSAERKVIASPKSAAPKAAPKAAPKRYANNLDGWIRESLDIMKAKGIPGSYQGLHRNIMRESSGNPNAVNNWDINAINGVPSKGLLQVIQPTFDTYHVSGTPKKLTDPIANITAAANYAAHRYGSIDNVNSAY
- a CDS encoding lysozyme, whose amino-acid sequence is MPLRRSGPARRTVPLAAGTLVSLLSVLALPLALPGSATASDAKRPAHPEQDWMGSTIAAHEGSSIRAGGLAPQSSSRRAVSGVDVSSHNRKVSWPALRRSGVRFAYVKATEGTSYRNPYFAQQYRGSYSSGMIHGAYHFALPDHSSGRSQAEYFSEHGGDWSRDGRTLPGALDMEYNPYGATCYGKSHKAMVRWIRDFVRTYREETGRYPVIYTSTNWWKQCTGNSGKFGRTNPLWIPRYGSSVGSLPRGWEYHSIWQHTSSGHSVGDRNRFNGTLTRLKVLANGG